A window of Cellulomonas wangleii genomic DNA:
CGCTGCGGGGCTGCACTGCGGGCCTGCACTGCGGGGCTGCACTGCAGGGTTGCTCAGCGGGGTTGCCGCAGGCCGGTCCCCTCCACCGGTCCGCGACGTGGTGGTCAGGTGCGCGCACCCCCGCCGCTCACTTCACCGCCCCCGCGGTCAGCCCCGCCACGAACTGCCGCTGCAGCAGCAGGAACCCGATGACCACCGGGATCGAGACCACGAGCGACGCCGCCATGATCTCGTTCCAGTAGACGTTGGTCTGCGTCGAGTACTGCCGGATCCCCACCGCGAGCGTGCGGTTCGCCTCCGTCGTCATGACCGACGCGAAGAGCACCTCTCCCCATGCCGTCATGAAGGCGTAGATCGCCACCGCGATCACGCCGGGTCGTGCCGCCGGCAGCACGACGCGGAACAGCGCGCCGATGGGGGAGCAGCCGTCCACCCGAGCGGCCTCGTCGAGCTCCTGCGGGATGTTGTCGAGGTACCCCGACAGCATCCAGATGGAGAACGGCAGCGAGAACGTCAGGTACGTGATGATCAGCCCGATGCGGGTGCCGACGAACTGGAAGCCCGTCTGCTGCTCGATGTTGACGAAGATGATGAACAGCGGCAGCAGGAACAGCACGCCGGGGAACATCTGCGTCGACAGCACCGTGGTGGTGAATGCCGTCCGGCCGCGGAACCGGTACCGGGACACCGCGTAGGACGCGAAGATCGCGATCGCCAGGCTCGCCAGCGTCGCGGCGCTCGACACGATCAGGCTGTTCACGAAGTACCGGGCCAGCGGCACCGTGGTCCACATGTCGACGAACGGCTGGAACGTCCACGTGGTGGGCCACCACGAGAACGCCCCGCGCACGTCCTGCAGCGGCTTGAGCGACGACGTGATCATGACGTAGAGCGGCAGGGCCGTGACCGCCGCGAGCACGACGACCACGACCGTGCGGAAGGTCTTGAACGCCCGGGTCTCATGCACGGCGCGACCTCCGGTTCAGGGTGATCAGGTAGATGCCGGTGACGAGCAGCAGGAACAGCAGCAGCAGCACCGACATCGCCGCACCGGCGCCGAAGTTCCACGTGAGGAACGAGGCGTTGTAGATGTGGAACGAGATGAGGTCGCCCGCGGGTGGTTGCGACGTGCCGAACAGCACGTACGGGGTGTTGAAGTCGTTGAACACCCACAGGAACATCACGAGCACCAGCACCAGGTTCACCGGGCGCAGCATCGGCAGCGTGATGGACCACCAGGACCGGAACGCGTGCGCACCGTCCATCGCCGCGGCCTCGTACAGGTCGTCGGGCACGGACTGCAGGCCGGCCGTCAGCATGAGGAACGCGAACGGCCACAGCCGCCACGTCGCGACGATGACGATCGACGCGAACGCGTGCCCGCCGATGAGCCAGAACGGCCGCTCGTCCAGCACCCCCAGGTCCTCGACGAGCAGCTGGTTGATGACCCCGGTGTCCCGCTGGAGCATGAAGTTCCACGTGACGATGCCCGCGTACACGGGCAGCGCGTACGGCACGAGGAACAGCGTGCGGAACGCCGCGCGACCCCGGAACGGCCGCTGCAGCGCCACGGCGGCGGCCATGCCCAGCACCCACGCCGTGCCCACCACGAGCACGGTGTACGCGCAGGTGATCGCGAAGGAGCTGAGCAGCGCGCGGCCCACCGCACCGTCGAAGTCCAGGGCGACCTGGTAGTTGCGCAGCCCCACGAACGGGGCCGACGTCCAGTCGCGGATGAAGAACCGTGTGAGCTGCGTGAAGCTGATCCAGATGCCCGTGAGCATGGGAACCAGGTGGATGACCACCTCGAGCAGCACCGCCGGTACCAGCAGCGCGTACGGCAGCCACCACCCGCTCCTGCGGCGGCGACGCCCGGGCACGGTGCGCGCTGCGGGCACCGGCGGGGCGGTGGACGTGGTCGTGGCCACGGCGTCCTCCTCGGTGCGGTCCGCGGCGGTCAGCCGACCGACGCCTGGACCTGGTCCTGGGCCGTCTGCATGGCCTCGCGCACGTCGTCCTCGGTGACCGTGCCACCGGTCGCGATCGTGGCGAACATGCGGTTCATCGCCTGCCCGACGGTCGTCTCGAACTGGTCCTCCGCCGGCACCAGCGGCAGCGGGGCGGACCGCTCGTTGTAGATCTGCGTGAACGTCTCGGCCAGCTCGGGGTCGTCGGTGAAGGCGGCCTTCGCGTCCTTCAGCACGGGCAGCGAGGAGAAGGGCTTGCCGAGGGTCGTCTGCACGTCCTCGCTGGTCATGTACTCGACGAGCTGCAGGGCCTCGTCGGGGTGCTCGGTGTTGCCGAAGATCGAGATGTTGATGCCGGCGACGTGGCTGGCCACGTCGCTCTCGGAGTCCGCCGGTGCGGGGAAGGGCACCACGCCGTACGCGTCGGCCGCCATGCCGTTGGACTCGATCGTCGCGTTGGCGTTGTTCTGGTTGAGGATCATCGCCGCCTTGCCGGTGGCGAAGTCGGCCACGGCGAGCGACGCGTTGTCGTACTGCGCGTTGGCCGGGTTGACCACGTCCTCGGCCTGCATCAGGTCGAGGTAGCGCACGATGCCGTCGACGACGCCGTCCTCGGTGAACGTCGGGTTGCCGTCGGCGTCGAACAGCTCGGCGCCGTTCTGCGTCGCGTTGATGAACGCGAAGTGGTTGTTCTCCGTGTAGCTGCCCGCCGCCAGCGCCATGCCGTGGACGCCGGTCGCCGGGTCGGTGAGCGCCTGGGCGGCCGAGACCATCTCCTCCCACGTCGTCGGGGGCTGCAGGCCGGCCTCCTCGAACATCGCCTTGTTGTAGTAGAGCCCGTAGGCCAGCCCGTACAGCGGCACGGACGTGGGGTCGGTGTCCGGGGCGCCGCCGGTCTCCAGCGCGGTCTCGACGAACTTGTCCGCGCCGCCGATCGCGTCCATCGCGGCGTCGTCGAGCGGCAGGAACGCGCCCGTGGCCTGCAGCGACACGGCCCACGTGTTGCCGATGTTGACGACGTCGGGCGCCTGGCCGGACGTGACGGCCGTCTGGATCCGCGTCTGCAGGTCGCTCCAGCCAATGACCTCCAGGTCCACGCCGATCCCCGTGTCCTGCGTGAACTGCTCGAGCACGGGCGTGAGGACCTCCTTGTCGTTGTCCAGGCTCGTGCCCTGGTTGCTGGCCCAGTAGGTGAGGGTGACGTCGCCGTCACCGGAGGCGGAGTCGTCACCACCTCCCCCGCCGGAGCAGGCCGCGAGGAGCAGGACGGGGACGGACGCTGCGGCGAGGTGGCGAAGCTTCACGGGGACTCCCTTGTCGAGTGCCGGGGTACTGCCTAACCGGTTCAGTTCGCGGGGACAACGTATCCACCGTTAGGCCGAACGGGAACCCCTCGTGACGGATTCGTGACAGGAGTCAGCGGCCGCGTCCACTCGCCGGGGTCTCGGCGTTGCGGTGCGGGGGACCGGTCAGGCGGGGGCGGGTCCCGTGCTCGCGCGCACCCGCAGCTCGCTCGGGCGCGGCCCGGTGTCCTCGTCGGGGGTGCCGGCGATCACCGCGAGCAGCGCCTGCGCGCAGCGGCGGCCGAAGTCGCGCGGGTGGCGGTCGAGCGCCGTGATCGGCGGCGCCCCGATCTCGCACAGCAGCGAGTCGTCCCAGCTCACCACCGACATCCGGCCGGGCACGTCCATGCCCGCGCGCGCCGCGGCCCGAACCACGCCCAGCGCCATGACGTCGTTGGACGCGACCCAGGCGGTCGGCCCGGGCCCGTGCTGCAGGCGCTCGGTCGTCAGCCGCTCCGCCGTCCCCATCGTGTAGTCGCCCTCGACCGTCTCGACGACGATGCCCGTGCGGTCCGCGGCCGCGCGCACCAGCTGGTCACGGCGCTGCTCGTGCAGCAGCCCCGACGGGCCCGCCAGGTGGACGATCCGCCGGTGGCCCAGGTCGCGCAGGTGCTCGACGACCCGGTCCGCGTCACCGTGCTCGTCGGGCACGACGGCGGGCAGCGCGGCCCCCGGCTCCGCGGCGCCGTTGAGCACCGCCGGCAGGCCCAGGTGCCGGACCAGGGGGATGCGCGGGTCGTCGCGACGCTGGTCGAAGAGCATGACGCCGTCGACCCGCCGCTCACCCGCCCACCGCTCGTACACGGCCAGGTCACGGCCGGGCTCCGTGCCGACCATGCGCAGCAGCAGCCCGTACTCGGCCTCGATGAGCGCCGACTCGATGCCCGACAGGACGAGCATGTAGTACGGCTCGGTGCCCAGCAGGTCGGGGTCCCGGGACAGCACGAGCCCGACGACGCCGGTCCGCGCGCCCGACAGGGTCCGCGCCGACGAGCTGGGGTACCACTGCAGCTCACGGGCCAGCGCCAGCACCCGCGCCCGCGTCTCCGCGCTCACGCCGGGCCGCCCGTTGAGCGCGTACGACACCGACGCCTTGGACAGTCCCAGGCGCTGCGCGAGATCGCCGATGGTCACGCGCTCGGCCATGGGGCGATGCTACCGGGGGCCGAGCAGCGGCCCGGGCGTGGTCCCCGGGCTCGGCCCCTCGCCGTGGCGCCCGGCCCGCGGCAGACTCCTCGCATGACGCAGCGGACCACTCCGGCGCGGCTGACCCGCGCGTTCGCCGCCGGCGCGCTCGCGGCCAACGCCGTCCCGCACGGCGTCGCCGGGTTGTCGGGCCGGCGGTTCACGTCGCCGTTCGCGCGGCCGCCGGGGCGGGGCGACTCCCCGGCGCCCGTCAACGTGGCGTGGAGCGCCGTCAACGCGGGAGGCGCCGCACTCCTCGCCCGAGGCGCGCTGGTGGACGGCCGCGGTGCGGCGGCGTTCGGCGGGGGAGCCGTCGCGGCCGGGCTGCTGCTGTCGTGGTACTTCGAGCGGGTGCGGGGCTGAGGTGCGCGATGCCGGGCGCGGGACGACGTCCCGCTCCGTCGCGAGCGTCCGCGTCGTGGTCGGGTCGGCGGTGCTCGTGGTGCTCGCCCTGTCGTACGCCGAGCAGCGGGCGGCCGGACGCGGGGACCTCGTCGACTTCCTCGGGTACTTCACCAACCTGACGAGCCTGTCGACGGGGGTGCTCCTGGTCGTGACGGGCGTCCTCGCGCTCACCGGCCGGCGCGTCCCGGGGTGGCTGACCGTCGCGCGGGCCGTGGCGACGGCGTGCCTGCTCGTCGTCGCGCTGGTGTCCAACGTGCTCGCGACGGGTGCGGGTGGGGCGCCGCCGTGGGTGACCGCCGTCCTGCACGTCGTGTTCCCGTGCCTCGTCGTGCTCGACTGGCTCGTCGTCGCCGACCGCCCGTCGTTGCCGTGGCGCCGGCTGTGGCTCGTGCTGCCGTACCCCGTGCTGTGGCTGGGCGTCGTGCTGACCCGCGGCCGCACGGACGGCTGGGTGCCGTACGGGTTCCTGCTGCCCGAGCGCGGGCTCGGCTCGCTCGTGCTGCACGTCACGGGGCTGCTGATCGGCCTGCTCGGTGCCGGGGCGCTGGTGTGGGCGGTCAGCGGGACGCGAGGGCTGTGGCCGCGGCGTCCGCCCGCGACGACCTGACGGGGCTCTCACGGCTCGGGCGCTTCACGCAGTACGACCCCACGCGGCAGGAGTCCGACCCGTACGCGTACGCGTCGGGCAACCCTGTCAGCTACCTCGACCCCCCCCGGGACCAGCCGCAAGGGCTGGGCGAAGGGACTGGCTATTGCCGGCGACGTCCTGACGGCTGCGGGCCTCGGCGCCACGGGTTTCGACCCCCCGCTCGGCGCCGGCAGAGGCGCATCGCCGGCGGTCGCGGGGGCATCTGCCACCCTGGGGGTGGTCGGAGGTCAGCTCACGTGAGGAGGAGTCGTGGTCTCGATAGGACGCGAGTTCCCGCTGTGGGTCGGTCTGAGCATCGTGGCCTTCGGGCTCGTCGTCGGCTTCATCGCCATGAAGATCCGGAACCGGAGATGAGCTCCCGGTGGACCACGAGCCTCAGGCTCCGCACGGTCGTGGTCGCCGAGCACCGTGACCGAGCGACGGCGAGCACGCTCGGGCGTGAGGAGGGGCCATGTTCTCCGTAGGACAGGAGTTTCCCTGGTGGGTCGGGTCCAGCCTTCTGGTGCTGGCGGTCGTCATCGTCGTCATCGTCAACACGATCCGCGGCCGTAAGTGACCTTCAGGTGCGCGCCGGCTGCGGCAGGAGCGCACCGTGGTGGCGGGCAGACCTGCCGTGCCGGGCTCGACGACCCGGGTCGTCGTCGTGCAGCGTGGGTGGTGGCGGGGCCGTCGCCGGGATGACGGGCGACCACGAGCCGCTGCCGACGGGGTTCGGGCCTGGTGCGGTGGGATGGTTCGGCGGTCAGCTCGCCAAGGAGGAGTCATGGTCTCGATCGGCATGAACCAACCCTGGTGGGTCGGTCTCGGCGTCCTGGTGGCGGGGTTCGTCCTCGGCCTCATCATCCAGAAGGTCCGTCGCGGCAAGTGAGCTGCTCGTGCGCGGGGCAGTGCTGGTCAGCGCGCTGCTCGCCGCGGCCACCGCCGTGCTGGGCGGCGGCGAGGCGTCGGCCCTGACTCGGGTCTCGCTGCCGGCGCTGCCGCTGGCCGGCACGGTCGTTCTTCGTCACGGAGTGTCGCCGGACCGCGGGCGCCCGGCCGCCCCACGACGCCTGACGGCACGGGCCCCGGCCGCTACGGTCACCGGATGGGACTGCGACAGCTCGCGTGGCGTGCGTGCTACGAGCTGCTGGGTGCGCGCGTGCGGCAGCCGGCGTGGACGTTCATGAACTACGGGTTCGCACCCCTCGACCCCACGGCGGCGCCGCTCGCGCTCGACCCGGCCGACGAGCCCGACCGCTACGGCGTGCAGCTCTACGCGCACGTCCTCGACGGACTCGACCTGACGGGCGCCGACGTGCTGGAGGTCGGGTCCGGGCGCGGTGGGGGAGCGTCCTGGGTCGCCCGGGCGCTGGCGCCCGCGACGACGACGGGTGTGGACCTGGCCGCGTCGGCGGTGCGGCTCAGCCGGCGGCAGCGGCGCGGCCCGGGGCTGCGGTTCATGCAGGGCGACGCGCTCGCCCTGCCGTTCGACGACGCGTCGTTCGACGTCGTCCTCAACGTCGAGTCGTCGCACTGCTACCCCTCGACCGAGCGGTTCGTCGCCGAGGTGCACCGCGTGCTGCGCCCCGGCGGGACGTTCGCCTGGGCGGACTTCCGGCCCGCCGGCGAGGTTGCGGTGACGCGGGCGCAGCTGCGCTCGAGCGGGCTCGTTCCGGTCCGTGAGGACGACGTCACCGCCGAGGTCGTGCACGCGCTGGGCCTGGACGGTGCGCGCCGCGCGGAGCTGGTGCGGACGTGGATCCCGCGCGTGGCGCAGCGGGCGTTCCGCCCGTTCGCGGCCCTCGACGGGACGGGCCCGCACGAGCGCTTCGCCACGGGCGCGACGCGGTACCTCTCGGCGCAGCTCGTGCGGGAGGCATGAGCCCCCGACGGCACCGCCGGTCCGGGCTGCCTCACGCTGCCGCGGAGCCTGCGCGGCCGACCCGGTACGCGCCCGCCACCCGTGAGAGCAGCGACCCTTGGCTCACCGCCGCACGTCGACCGGGCGGTCGAGCCGGCCCAGCTTGTCGGGGTTCACGATCGTGTGGGCGTGGGTGACGAGCCCGCCGTCGACGGTGACGCTCGCCACGGCGGCCACCCGGCCGTCGAGCTCCATCCGCACGGCCGGCCGGCCGTTGACGTACGTGGCGCTCGCGCGCAGGGCACCGGCGCTCCGCGCCATTCCCCCCATGAGGTACCGGGCCAGGCGGAGGGCGCCCACGACCGGCCCTCGGGACGCGCCCCGGACCTTGCCTCCGCTGTCGGTCACCGAGACGACGTCGGGGGCGAGCAGGGCCACGAGGCCGTCGAGGTCGCCCGTGTTGAGCGCACGCACGAGCCGCTCGACGACCTGCTCGTGCTCGGAGCGTGCGACGGCGACCCGCGGCCGTCGGGCGGCGACGTGGTCCCGGGCGCGGTGCGCGATCTGTCGCACGGCCGCGGGGGTGCGCCCGACGGCCCGCGCGACCTCGTCGTACGGCACGTCGAACACCTCGTGCAGCACGAAGACGGCGCGCTCGGCCGGTCCCAGCGTCTGCAGCACCGTGAGCATCGCGATCGACAGGCTCTCCGCGAGCTCCACGTCCTCGGCGACGTCGGGCGCGGTCAGCAGCGGCTCGGGGAGCCACTCGCCGACGTACTCCTCGCGCCGGCGCGCCGCCGTGCGCACGTGGTTGAGCGCCTGGCGGGTGACGACCTGCACGAGGTACGCGCGCGGCGCCAGCACCCGCGCCCGGTCGACGGCCTCCCACCGCAGCCACGACTCCTGCAGCACGTCCTCGGCGTCGGCGGCCGAGCCCAGGATCTCGTAGGCGACGGTGAACAGCAGGCCCCGGTGCACGACGAACGGGTCGTCGCCCACGACACGTGCCGCACCGGTCAC
This region includes:
- a CDS encoding ABC transporter substrate-binding protein translates to MKLRHLAAASVPVLLLAACSGGGGGDDSASGDGDVTLTYWASNQGTSLDNDKEVLTPVLEQFTQDTGIGVDLEVIGWSDLQTRIQTAVTSGQAPDVVNIGNTWAVSLQATGAFLPLDDAAMDAIGGADKFVETALETGGAPDTDPTSVPLYGLAYGLYYNKAMFEEAGLQPPTTWEEMVSAAQALTDPATGVHGMALAAGSYTENNHFAFINATQNGAELFDADGNPTFTEDGVVDGIVRYLDLMQAEDVVNPANAQYDNASLAVADFATGKAAMILNQNNANATIESNGMAADAYGVVPFPAPADSESDVASHVAGINISIFGNTEHPDEALQLVEYMTSEDVQTTLGKPFSSLPVLKDAKAAFTDDPELAETFTQIYNERSAPLPLVPAEDQFETTVGQAMNRMFATIATGGTVTEDDVREAMQTAQDQVQASVG
- a CDS encoding Pr6Pr family membrane protein, with the translated sequence MVGSAVLVVLALSYAEQRAAGRGDLVDFLGYFTNLTSLSTGVLLVVTGVLALTGRRVPGWLTVARAVATACLLVVALVSNVLATGAGGAPPWVTAVLHVVFPCLVVLDWLVVADRPSLPWRRLWLVLPYPVLWLGVVLTRGRTDGWVPYGFLLPERGLGSLVLHVTGLLIGLLGAGALVWAVSGTRGLWPRRPPATT
- a CDS encoding RNA polymerase sigma-70 factor, coding for MTGAARVVGDDPFVVHRGLLFTVAYEILGSAADAEDVLQESWLRWEAVDRARVLAPRAYLVQVVTRQALNHVRTAARRREEYVGEWLPEPLLTAPDVAEDVELAESLSIAMLTVLQTLGPAERAVFVLHEVFDVPYDEVARAVGRTPAAVRQIAHRARDHVAARRPRVAVARSEHEQVVERLVRALNTGDLDGLVALLAPDVVSVTDSGGKVRGASRGPVVGALRLARYLMGGMARSAGALRASATYVNGRPAVRMELDGRVAAVASVTVDGGLVTHAHTIVNPDKLGRLDRPVDVRR
- a CDS encoding carbohydrate ABC transporter permease — encoded protein: MATTTSTAPPVPAARTVPGRRRRRSGWWLPYALLVPAVLLEVVIHLVPMLTGIWISFTQLTRFFIRDWTSAPFVGLRNYQVALDFDGAVGRALLSSFAITCAYTVLVVGTAWVLGMAAAVALQRPFRGRAAFRTLFLVPYALPVYAGIVTWNFMLQRDTGVINQLLVEDLGVLDERPFWLIGGHAFASIVIVATWRLWPFAFLMLTAGLQSVPDDLYEAAAMDGAHAFRSWWSITLPMLRPVNLVLVLVMFLWVFNDFNTPYVLFGTSQPPAGDLISFHIYNASFLTWNFGAGAAMSVLLLLFLLLVTGIYLITLNRRSRRA
- a CDS encoding class I SAM-dependent methyltransferase, with protein sequence MGLRQLAWRACYELLGARVRQPAWTFMNYGFAPLDPTAAPLALDPADEPDRYGVQLYAHVLDGLDLTGADVLEVGSGRGGGASWVARALAPATTTGVDLAASAVRLSRRQRRGPGLRFMQGDALALPFDDASFDVVLNVESSHCYPSTERFVAEVHRVLRPGGTFAWADFRPAGEVAVTRAQLRSSGLVPVREDDVTAEVVHALGLDGARRAELVRTWIPRVAQRAFRPFAALDGTGPHERFATGATRYLSAQLVREA
- a CDS encoding carbohydrate ABC transporter permease, whose translation is MHETRAFKTFRTVVVVVLAAVTALPLYVMITSSLKPLQDVRGAFSWWPTTWTFQPFVDMWTTVPLARYFVNSLIVSSAATLASLAIAIFASYAVSRYRFRGRTAFTTTVLSTQMFPGVLFLLPLFIIFVNIEQQTGFQFVGTRIGLIITYLTFSLPFSIWMLSGYLDNIPQELDEAARVDGCSPIGALFRVVLPAARPGVIAVAIYAFMTAWGEVLFASVMTTEANRTLAVGIRQYSTQTNVYWNEIMAASLVVSIPVVIGFLLLQRQFVAGLTAGAVK
- a CDS encoding LacI family DNA-binding transcriptional regulator; its protein translation is MAERVTIGDLAQRLGLSKASVSYALNGRPGVSAETRARVLALARELQWYPSSSARTLSGARTGVVGLVLSRDPDLLGTEPYYMLVLSGIESALIEAEYGLLLRMVGTEPGRDLAVYERWAGERRVDGVMLFDQRRDDPRIPLVRHLGLPAVLNGAAEPGAALPAVVPDEHGDADRVVEHLRDLGHRRIVHLAGPSGLLHEQRRDQLVRAAADRTGIVVETVEGDYTMGTAERLTTERLQHGPGPTAWVASNDVMALGVVRAAARAGMDVPGRMSVVSWDDSLLCEIGAPPITALDRHPRDFGRRCAQALLAVIAGTPDEDTGPRPSELRVRASTGPAPA